In Oryza glaberrima chromosome 8, OglaRS2, whole genome shotgun sequence, the following are encoded in one genomic region:
- the LOC127781439 gene encoding phospholipase D alpha 1-like, giving the protein MAQRLLHGVMEAKVLEAKLSSVSSEASDYGHGQPKLAAYSKSQKLPRTKLLSLIMKLPFIFTCQRFDKSTDQAHHGDGKRLVYATIGMDAARVARTRATDQPQWTEEPLHVYCAHDASDIVFTIVTTGGHRDGDPEDGTAEEVVGQAYLPADDVGGGKEIDRWLPLCDEKRKPLEGLDKVHVQLRFTDVMSDVTSRWGKGVDGPVPPPPYTGLPRAFFGQHRGCKVTLYQDAHVAPPLAGSRCWEDVFDAVANARSLVYIAGWSVSTDVALVRDPRRPAQTLGHLLKSKAGERVAVLLLVWDDRAATGLGAARRDGRMGAARGEDTASYFRGTGVHCVVCPRDAVFTHHQKAVVADGPRGLVAFLGGIDLCGGRYDTQEHPLFRTLATAHRDDFHQPSFPGASVAKGGPREPWHDVHCRIEGPAAWDVLDNFEQRWRGQGGAGGEALLARLPRSSAAREAVEQDNQEWHVQVFRSIDSRAVDRFPDTAGEAARCGLVTGATGDTVERSIQDGYIHAIRRAKYFIYIESQCFLGSSYGWNRDVAGGAATAKNAAAAAVAPHTIPKELSLKLASKIRSGDSFRVYVVLPMWPEGVPESATVQAVLDWQRRTMEMMYKDVAAALAARGSTQNPREYLSFFCLGNREPYVPGEHAPPERPELDSDYMRAQQARRFKINVNANIMIVDDEYIIVGSANVNQRSMDGGRDTEMAMGAYQPRHLDTPNSWPRGQVHQFRLALWREHLGQAAFQAAAAAGDDMIYPSRHGCMSRVNQAARQHWDMYASDKFQGSLPGHLMAYPVGVGDRGELWEAVPFFPDTNAKVFGCSSDELPPVLTT; this is encoded by the exons ATGGCACAGCGGTTGCTGCACGGGGTGATGGAGGCCAAGGTCCTGGAGGCCAAGCTGTCGTCAGTGTCCTCAGAGGCATCAGATTATGGCCATGGGCAGCCCAAGCTGGCTGCCTATAGCAAG AGTCAGAAGCTGCCGAGGACAAAGCTCTTGTCACTAATCATGAAACTGCCGTTCATCTTCACCTGCCAG AGGTTCGACAAGTCCACTGACCAAGCGCACCACGGCGACGGCAAGCGCCTCGTCTACGCCACCATTGGCATGGACGCGGCGCGCGTCGCCCGGACGCGCGCCACCGACCAGCCGCAGTGGACTGAGGAGCCGCTCCACGTCTACTGCGCGCACGACGCCAGCGACATCGTCTTCACCATCGTGACGACCGGCGGCCACCGCGACGGCGATCCTGAAGACGGCACCGCCGAGGAGGTCGTCGGCCAAGCCTACCTGCCcgcggacgacgtcggcggcggcaaggagatCGACCGGTGGCTCCCGCTCTGCGACGAGAAGAGGAAGCCACTCGAAGGCCTTGACAAGGTTCATGTCCAGCTCCGGTTCACCGACGTGATGTCCGACGTCACGTCGCGGTGGGGCAAGGGCGTCGATggtcccgtgccgccgccgccgtacaccGGGCTGCCCCGCGCTTTCTTCGGGCAGCACCGCGGATGCAAGGTGACCCTGTACCAGGACGCgcacgtcgcgccgccgctcgccggcagCAGGTGCTGGGAGGACGTGTTCGACGCCGTCGCCAACGCCCGGAGTCTGGTCTACATCGCCGGCTGGTCGGTGAGCACCGACGTCGCGCTGGTGCGCGACCCGAGGCGGCCCGCGCAGACGCTGGGGCACCTGCTCAAGTCGAAGGCCGGGGAGCGCGTCGCCGTGCTGCTTCTGGTGTGGGACGATCGGGCGGCCACCGgcctcggcgcggcgcggcgggacgGGAGGatgggcgcggcgcgcggcgaggacaCGGCGAGCTACTTCCGCGGCACGGGCGTGCACTGCGTCGTGTGCCCCCGGGACGCCGTGTTCACGCACCACCAGAAGGCGGTGGTCGCCGACGGCCCGCGCGGCCTCGTCGCGTTCCTCGGCGGCATTGACCTCTGCGGCGGAAGGTACGACACGCAGGAGCACCCGCTGTTCCGGACGCTCGCCACCGCGCACCGCGACGACTTCCACCAGCCCAGCTTCCCCGGCGCGTCCGTCGCCAAGGGCGGTCCGAGGGAGCCGTGGCACGACGTGCACTGCCGCATCGAGGGCCCGGCGGCGTGGGACGTGCTCGACAACTTCGAGCAGAGGTGGCGGGGgcagggcggcgccggcggcgaggccctcCTCGCCCGCCTCCCAAGGAGCTCCGCCGCGCGCGAGGCGGTGGAGCAGGACAACCAGGAGTGGCACGTGCAGGTGTTCCGGTCCATCGACAGCCGCGCGGTGGACCGGTTCCCGGacaccgccggcgaggccgcgcggTGCGGCCTCGTCACCGGCGCCACCGGCGACACCGTGGAGCGCAGCATCCAGGACGGCTACATCCACGCCATCCGCCGCGCCAAGTACTTCATCTACATCGAGAGCCAGTGCTTCCTAGGGAGCTCCTACGGGTGGAACCgtgacgtcgccggcggcgccgccaccgccaagaacgccgccgccgccgccgtggcgccgcaCACCATCCCCAAGGAGCTGTCGCTGAAGCTCGCAAGCAAGATCAGGTCCGGGGACTCGTTCAGGGTGTACGTGGTGCTCCCGATGTGGCCGGAGGGCGTGCCGGAGAGCGCCACCGTGCAGGCCGTCCTGGACTGGCAGCGGCGTACCATGGAGATGATGTACaaggacgtggcggcggcgctcgccgcgaGGGGCTCGACGCAGAACCCCAGGGAGTACCTCAGCTTCTTCTGCTTGGGCAACCGGGAGCCGTACGTCCCCGGCGAGCACGCGCCGCCGGAGCGGCCGGAGCTCGACAGCGACTACATGAGGGCGCAGCAGGCCAGGCGCTTCAAGATCAACGTCAACGCCAACATCATGATAG TGGACGACGAGTACATCATCGTGGGGTCGGCGAACGTGAACCAGCGATCCATGGACGGCGGCAGGGACACGGAGATGGCGATGGGCGCGTACCAGCCGCGGCACCTGGACACCCCGAACTCGTGGCCGAGGGGGCAAGTGCACCAGTTCCGGCTCGCGCTGTGGCGGGAGCACCTCGGCCAGGCGGCgttccaggccgccgccgccgccggcgacgacatgATCTACCCGTCGCGCCATGGGTGCATGAGCCGGGTGAACCAGGCCGCGCGGCAGCACTGGGACATGTACGCGAGCGACAAGTTCCAGGGGAGCCTCCCCGGCCACCTCATGGCGTaccccgtcggcgtcggcgaccgcGGCGAGCTCTGGGAGGCCGTCCCTTTCTTCCCGGACACCAACGCCAAGGTGTTCGGCTGCAGCTCCGACGAGCTTCCACCGGTCCTCACCACATGA